Proteins from one Flammeovirgaceae bacterium genomic window:
- a CDS encoding glycosyltransferase, which produces MKANKHMGRPRIVIASVLKPLDDTRMFGKMAASLTGNGTADVYIIGQAVKGITANPGIHFIGLKPVERLGLGRLLLPAKILIKTLKVKPSLLIVNTHELLIVSIVNRILFGCKIVYDIRENYYRNILYSEAFRGPIKWPVALWVRLKEKVASPLFHHFILAEKAYENELGFVGERYTILENKALPQHGFARAPADAPTNLLFSGTIAASTGIFQAIELAQQLHQADARVRLSIVGYCALPHVREKVAEAVAGKPWISLKGFNHLVPHREIMEEIRHADFGIVYYPPSPHTSGAVPTKLYEYMACQLPVLTWKNQSFAHWVTQNQAGLIVEGPVGFIWVGMMYKKFHPRPIDGLVWEGEKFRKLAARLLGQP; this is translated from the coding sequence ATGAAGGCCAACAAGCACATGGGCAGGCCTAGGATCGTGATCGCTTCCGTACTGAAGCCGCTGGACGACACCCGTATGTTCGGGAAGATGGCAGCCAGCCTCACCGGCAATGGCACGGCCGATGTTTACATAATAGGCCAGGCCGTAAAGGGAATAACCGCCAATCCGGGTATCCATTTTATAGGCCTGAAGCCCGTGGAGAGGCTGGGGCTTGGCAGGCTGCTGCTGCCGGCAAAAATCCTCATAAAAACCCTTAAAGTAAAACCATCGCTATTGATAGTCAATACCCATGAGTTATTGATAGTTAGCATTGTAAACAGAATTTTATTTGGTTGCAAGATCGTGTACGATATCCGCGAAAATTACTACCGGAACATCCTCTACTCGGAAGCTTTTCGCGGGCCAATCAAATGGCCGGTAGCCCTATGGGTCAGGCTCAAGGAAAAGGTGGCCTCCCCCCTGTTCCACCACTTTATTTTGGCCGAAAAGGCTTATGAAAACGAACTGGGCTTTGTCGGGGAACGGTACACTATATTGGAGAACAAGGCCCTGCCCCAACATGGTTTTGCCCGTGCCCCAGCCGATGCCCCCACCAACCTTCTTTTCAGCGGCACCATTGCTGCCAGCACGGGGATTTTCCAGGCCATTGAACTGGCGCAACAACTGCACCAGGCCGATGCCCGGGTACGGCTGTCCATTGTGGGGTACTGTGCTTTGCCCCACGTGCGGGAAAAAGTGGCCGAAGCAGTGGCGGGCAAGCCCTGGATATCCCTTAAGGGGTTCAACCACCTGGTGCCCCATAGGGAAATAATGGAAGAAATACGGCACGCGGACTTTGGCATTGTTTACTACCCCCCTTCCCCGCATACTTCTGGCGCGGTCCCTACCAAGTTGTACGAATACATGGCCTGCCAACTGCCCGTGCTCACCTGGAAAAACCAGTCCTTTGCCCACTGGGTGACGCAAAACCAGGCAGGGCTGATCGTAGAGGGGCCGGTCGGTTTCATTTGGGTGGGGATGATGTATAAAAAATTCCATCCCCGTCCCATTGACGGCCTGGTGTGGGAGGGCGAAAAATTCAGGAAGCTGGCCGCCCGGTTGCTGGGGCAGCCATAG
- a CDS encoding metal-dependent transcriptional regulator, translating into MTLSLAEENYLKAIYHLSLDGAKGVLTNALADAMNTKAASVTDMVKKLSAKSLISYKKYYGVNITAKGKSQALQVIRRHRLWETFLVRKLGLAWDEVHEIAEQLEHIRSKRLIEKLDKFLEYPTVDPHGDPIPNQKGKIVATPQMPLCQAPIGYAGTIVAVSDSSPDFLKYLEKIGAIPGKKIKVMNIEVYDASMEVVVGNHKTIVSREVSKNILVTE; encoded by the coding sequence ATGACGTTGAGCCTGGCGGAAGAGAATTACCTAAAAGCCATTTACCACCTCTCCCTTGACGGGGCCAAAGGCGTGCTCACCAATGCGTTGGCGGATGCCATGAACACGAAGGCCGCCTCCGTTACCGACATGGTCAAGAAGCTCTCGGCCAAAAGCCTCATTTCATACAAAAAATATTATGGGGTGAACATTACGGCCAAAGGAAAAAGCCAGGCCTTGCAGGTGATCCGGAGGCACCGGTTGTGGGAAACTTTTTTGGTGCGGAAACTGGGCCTCGCCTGGGACGAAGTGCACGAGATTGCCGAACAACTCGAGCACATCCGGTCCAAGCGCCTGATTGAAAAACTGGACAAATTTTTGGAATACCCCACGGTGGATCCCCATGGGGACCCCATCCCAAACCAAAAAGGGAAAATCGTGGCCACGCCACAAATGCCCCTTTGCCAGGCACCAATAGGGTACGCGGGGACCATTGTGGCGGTGAGCGATTCCAGCCCGGATTTCTTAAAGTACCTGGAAAAGATTGGCGCCATCCCGGGGAAGAAAATCAAGGTAATGAACATAGAAGTGTATGACGCGTCCATGGAGGTGGTGGTGGGCAACCATAAAACCATTGTTTCCAGGGAGGTATCAAAGAACATATTGGTCACGGAATGA
- a CDS encoding Nramp family divalent metal transporter: MHKEEGRKSLSEVHGSIEASNRKGWRKLWAFLGPAYLVSVGYMDPGNWATDIAGGSQFGYALIWVLLMSNLMALLLQSLSARLGVVRQLDLAQASRAEYRPGVNYALWLMAEIAIAATDLAEVLGMAIGLQLLFGLPLMWGVSLTVLDTLLILVLQSYGMRKMEAFIVALVAVIGGAFLVEMILAKPDMGELMTGFIPSLPNDTALYIAIGIIGATVMPHNLYLHSSLVQTRRIDSSTEKGIWSALKYNLIDSAIALNAAFFVNAAILVLAASTFFKAGMYEVAEIQDAHQLLAPLLGTELAPILFGVALVAAGQSSTITGTLSGQIVMEGYLNIRIAPWLRRLITRLIAIIPAYMVIILYGERETGALLVFSQVVLSLQLGFAIIPLIHFTSDKAKMGVFANKLWVNILAWTIAIVIIGLNVQLVINEVTGWLNTVDHPWMIWATVVPVCIAAAVLLLYITLKPLVDRRSLGKASRIPHGTAVTLEDIDKPIYNRIAIAIDFTSVDAVAIQSALAQGGAKATYMLIHIVETAGAMVYGNSIADKESSVDKEALKNYAGQLAEKGFAVETRIGFGNPKRKIPAMVKEFNADLLVMGAHGHNLIKDLIFGTTVDTVRHRVDIPVFIVKERTGQPSGKPAPRSGRYR, translated from the coding sequence ATGCACAAGGAAGAAGGAAGAAAGTCTTTGAGTGAAGTCCACGGTTCGATAGAGGCCTCCAACCGCAAGGGGTGGCGCAAGTTGTGGGCATTTTTGGGGCCTGCCTATTTGGTGAGCGTGGGCTATATGGACCCCGGCAACTGGGCCACGGATATTGCAGGGGGAAGCCAGTTTGGCTATGCCCTGATTTGGGTGCTGTTGATGTCGAACCTGATGGCACTGCTCTTGCAAAGCCTCAGTGCCAGGTTGGGCGTGGTGCGGCAATTGGACCTGGCCCAGGCCTCGCGTGCCGAATATCGGCCCGGGGTAAATTATGCACTTTGGCTGATGGCGGAGATAGCCATTGCCGCCACCGACCTGGCCGAAGTGCTGGGCATGGCCATCGGGCTACAATTGCTCTTTGGCCTTCCGCTCATGTGGGGGGTGTCGTTGACCGTGCTGGACACCCTCCTCATACTGGTGCTGCAAAGCTACGGCATGCGCAAGATGGAGGCATTCATTGTGGCGCTGGTAGCGGTGATCGGGGGGGCTTTCCTGGTGGAAATGATCCTGGCAAAGCCCGACATGGGCGAGCTCATGACCGGGTTCATCCCCTCATTGCCCAACGACACCGCCCTCTATATTGCCATTGGCATCATTGGCGCCACGGTGATGCCGCACAACCTTTACCTCCATTCCTCTTTGGTGCAGACCCGAAGGATCGACTCTTCAACGGAGAAGGGGATTTGGTCCGCATTGAAATACAACCTGATTGATTCCGCCATTGCCCTCAATGCTGCCTTTTTTGTAAATGCCGCCATCTTGGTATTGGCCGCCTCCACCTTTTTTAAGGCGGGCATGTACGAAGTGGCTGAAATACAAGATGCCCACCAACTGCTGGCGCCCTTGCTGGGGACGGAACTTGCCCCTATCCTCTTCGGGGTGGCGCTGGTGGCGGCAGGGCAAAGCTCCACCATCACCGGGACCTTGTCCGGGCAGATTGTCATGGAAGGCTACCTGAACATCCGGATCGCCCCGTGGCTCAGAAGGCTCATCACCCGGTTGATCGCCATCATTCCTGCCTATATGGTGATCATCTTGTATGGCGAAAGGGAAACGGGCGCCCTTCTTGTATTTAGCCAGGTGGTGCTCAGCCTGCAATTGGGTTTTGCCATCATACCCCTCATCCACTTTACCAGTGACAAGGCGAAAATGGGCGTGTTTGCCAATAAGTTATGGGTAAACATCCTGGCCTGGACAATCGCAATCGTGATTATTGGCTTGAACGTTCAATTGGTAATTAACGAGGTTACCGGTTGGCTAAATACGGTAGATCACCCATGGATGATTTGGGCCACTGTGGTGCCCGTATGTATTGCCGCAGCCGTACTTCTCCTTTATATTACGCTTAAACCGCTGGTTGACAGGAGAAGCCTTGGAAAGGCCTCACGCATACCTCACGGAACGGCAGTAACATTGGAAGATATAGACAAGCCCATTTATAACCGCATTGCCATAGCCATAGATTTTACCAGCGTGGATGCGGTGGCCATACAAAGTGCGCTGGCCCAGGGGGGCGCCAAGGCCACCTATATGCTCATCCATATCGTGGAAACCGCGGGGGCAATGGTATATGGCAACAGTATCGCGGACAAGGAATCCAGTGTGGACAAGGAAGCGCTTAAAAATTATGCCGGCCAATTGGCAGAAAAGGGGTTTGCGGTCGAAACCCGGATAGGGTTCGGAAACCCCAAAAGGAAGATCCCTGCCATGGTAAAGGAATTTAATGCGGATTTGCTGGTAATGGGCGCCCATGGGCACAACCTTATCAAGGATTTGATCTTTGGCACCACCGTGGATACCGTACGCCACCGGGTGGATATTCCCGTGTTTATCGTGAAGGAGCGCACGGGCCAGCCATCAGGAAAACCAGCCCCCAGGTCCGGTCGTTATAGGTAA